A region of Scleropages formosus chromosome 2, fSclFor1.1, whole genome shotgun sequence DNA encodes the following proteins:
- the LOC108938218 gene encoding protein FAM72A isoform X2 — protein MSTSSFKNKCVTQVYCIYCDSLLCTRGMKAVLLADTDIELFSTDIPPNRTVDFVASCYATESCQCKLRDIACLKCGNVVGYHVVAPCKPCLMSCNNGHFWMFNSDAVSTVNRLDPSGLNLLLWGDLPELDDQEDENLDSQSEEEFIR, from the exons atgtcgacATCcagtttcaaaaataaatgtgtcactCAGGTCTACTGTATATACTGCGACAGTTTATTGTGTACAAGAGGAATGAAGGCTGTGCTCTTAGCAGACACAGACATCGAGTTGTTTTCCACGGACATACCGCCTAACAG GACCGTGGACTTTGTTGCCAGCTGCTATGCCACTGAAAGCTGTCAATGCAAACTAAGAGACATTGCATGTCTGAAGTG TGGGAATGTTGTGGGCTATCACGTGGTGGCTCCATGCAAGCCCTGTCTGATGTCCTGTAACAACGGTCACTTCTGGATGTTCAATAGCGATGCGGTCTCCACTGTAAACAGGCTGGACCCATCAG GACTGAACTTGCTGCTTTGGGGAGATCTTCCAGAGCTGGATGACCAGGAAGATGAGAACCTTGACAGCCAGTCTGAGGAAGAATTTATTCGGTAG
- the LOC108938218 gene encoding protein FAM72A isoform X1 encodes MSTSSFKNKCVTQVYCIYCDSLLCTRGMKAVLLADTDIELFSTDIPPNRTVDFVASCYATESCQCKLRDIACLKCGNVVGYHVVAPCKPCLMSCNNGHFWMFNSDAVSTVNRLDPSGVYLDKSSGLNLLLWGDLPELDDQEDENLDSQSEEEFIR; translated from the exons atgtcgacATCcagtttcaaaaataaatgtgtcactCAGGTCTACTGTATATACTGCGACAGTTTATTGTGTACAAGAGGAATGAAGGCTGTGCTCTTAGCAGACACAGACATCGAGTTGTTTTCCACGGACATACCGCCTAACAG GACCGTGGACTTTGTTGCCAGCTGCTATGCCACTGAAAGCTGTCAATGCAAACTAAGAGACATTGCATGTCTGAAGTG TGGGAATGTTGTGGGCTATCACGTGGTGGCTCCATGCAAGCCCTGTCTGATGTCCTGTAACAACGGTCACTTCTGGATGTTCAATAGCGATGCGGTCTCCACTGTAAACAGGCTGGACCCATCAG GTGTTTATTTGGACAAATCTTCAGGACTGAACTTGCTGCTTTGGGGAGATCTTCCAGAGCTGGATGACCAGGAAGATGAGAACCTTGACAGCCAGTCTGAGGAAGAATTTATTCGGTAG